In Anguilla rostrata isolate EN2019 chromosome 1, ASM1855537v3, whole genome shotgun sequence, a genomic segment contains:
- the LOC135262567 gene encoding neurexophilin 1 — protein MQATCWCAVFLLAHAIYLVTSANASIPGKTDLLKSGSPKSTLKHIWTGSSKDLSISRLLSQTLQGKENATALDLRYNTPEPYSEQDLWDWLRNSTDLQESRPRAKRRPIVKTGKFKKMFGWGDFHSNIKTVKLNLLITGKIVDHGNGTFSVYFRHNSTGQGNVSVSLVPPTKIVEFDLSQQSVIDAKDSKSFNCRIEYEKVDKATKNTLCNFDPSKTCYQEQTQSHVSWLCSKPFKVICIYIAFYSTDYKLVQKVCPDYNYHSDTPYFPSG, from the coding sequence gTTACAAGTGCTAATGCATCCATTCCAGGGAAGACAGATCTCCTGAAATCAGGAAGCCCCAAGTCAACACTAAAACACATATGGACAGGAAGCAGTAAGGACTTGTCCATCAGTCGCCTGCTCTCACAGACTCTACAGGGCAAAGAGAATGCCACGGCTCTTGACCTGCGGTACAACACACCAGAACCATATTCTGAGCAGGACCTCTGGGATTGGCTCCGAAACTCCACAGACCTCCAGGAGTCCCGCCCCCGGGCCAAAAGGCGCCCAATTGTCAAAACGGGAAAgtttaagaaaatgtttggcTGGGGAGACTTCCACTCCAACATCAAGACAGTCAAGCTAAACCTGCTCATCACGGGCAAGATCGTGGACCACGGGAATGGGACGTTCAGCGTCTACTTTCGCCACAACTCCACCGGCCAGGGGAACGTCTCAGTCAGCCTGGTCCCGCCCACCAAGATTGTGGAGTTTGACCTGTCCCAGCAGTCAGTCATCGATGCCAAAGATTCAAAGTCGTTCAACTGCCGTATTGAGTACGAGAAGGTCGACAAGGCGACCAAGAACACGCTCTGCAACTTTGACCCGTCCAAGACCTGCTACCAGGAGCAGACGCAGAGTCATGTCTCCTGGCTCTGCTCTAAGCCCTTCAAggtcatttgcatttacattgcctTCTACAGCACTGACTACAAACTGGTGCAGAAAGTGTGTCCAGATTACAACTACCACAGTGACACTCCTTACTTTCCATCAGGCTGA